DNA from Babylonia areolata isolate BAREFJ2019XMU chromosome 32, ASM4173473v1, whole genome shotgun sequence:
CTTGTcaaggtctctctctttctctctctctctctgtgtgtgtgtgtgtgtgtgtgtgtgtgagtgtgaaataaGTGTCTGTAGAGCATGCTGCTacacactaaacaaacaaaaaacaaaacaaaacaaaaacaaaacaaaaactgatgaaaaaaagtgaaatgagaTGAATCAttgtattgataataataatagttatggaTACTTTTATTGCATGCTCCAGTCTATAGCATATATGTTTTGGTGtttcttgaaaactgaaactacttGAATTAACTGTCCTGGAGGGTGGCattttgtatgtcagtgtgttgaACTTGCCTCTTTATTGGGGGAGGGGATTGTGGAAGGGATTCAGTACTGGttagtatttttatgtgtgtgcatttattaagaaaaaagaaagaaaaaaagttcattatTTTGAAGGTCTCAGGGGTCATGTGTTGGTCTGTGACATTCACACATGGTGTCCTGGCATAAACTTTGGGACATTAATTGGGACATTTGTGAGATATGTGTCCTTGgcatcagcacacacactctctgattCAGCTACACAGGTTTCCAAGTAAAAGGAAatatgcatgcatttacacatacatatataattatatatgcattcaatttcatgcacacacatgcatgcatacacagacacacatgtacgcacatacatgcacacatgcatgtacgcacacatatgtgcacacatgcacacacacacacacacacacacacacacacacacacttggaataAATTTAGTAATATATGTACAATTGTTTTGACAGCGTAACTGCGTGCAAAGTATATATGTTTATATGGACAAACTGTAGGCCGTTTATGACAATACTGAATAATTATTTAACCTTAAAAGACACAcataatctttctctctctctctctctcacaggcacacagacacagacacagacacacacacacacacacacacacacacacacacacacacacacacacacacacacacacacacacacacacacacacacacacacacacacaccctcacacaatctctctctctctctctttctccttctatctcagtctctcttttcttttcactccagcacaaacacaaaagcaaaccCCTTATCACaataatacacacaaaacaaatctctcccccccctccccatctcccacccaacccaaaccttaaccccctaaacccccctcaccctctcactACTTCCAGCACCACTGCCACCACAGCAATGGCGTCAAACTCCACAATggacacatcaccatcatcggaGGACACGGCGACGACAGACTCTCTATTGAACCTGGACCCAAAATATCAGGACGTGACCATCCTGGCCCTGAGGATGTCCAGCCGGAGCCGCCTGGGTCTCTTCCTGAACATGGAGGCCATACCCTTGCACAGCGGCCTCCTGCCCAACTACCAGGGGCTGGCAGAGCTCATCGGCTTTGAGTTCATCGAGCAGGTGAGCTTCCAGCGCGAGAGGGACCCCACACAGGCCCTGCTCATGGAGTGGGGCAACCGGCCGGAGCTTCAGCCCACGCTGGGCAACCTGGCGCGGTTCCTGGCGGAGCTGGAGAGGCTGGATGTGCTGGAGGAGTGTCGGGAGATCATTGGTAAGAGTAAGATGGGGGTGGAGattgtgggggatggagggaagttgtgtgtgtgtgtgtgtgtggggggggggggggttgtgggggggcagGGCAGAATTATTGTAGTTGTATTGCCTTCTCCTGAAAACTGTAGTGTGACGGCCCATGCTGGGCAACCTGGCTCGGAGTGTCGGGAGATCATCAGTGATGGAGGGGGTTgttggtggtttgggggggggagtggggtgtgtgtgtgtgtgggggggggaggtgctgaACTCTTTGTAGTTGTTGTATTGCCTCCTCCCGAAAACGTAAGTGTGACTGCCTGCGCTCGGGGAACCTGGCATGGTTCCTGGCGGAGCTGGAGAGACAAGACGTGCAGAAGGAGTGTCGGGAGATCataggtgaggtgggggtggggacggaacTCTTGTATTGtctcctgaaaatggagtatgactgccaacagggcatccaatttttttttttctcccaagctcattaagatatatatatatttaatacagaacacattttagccattttttttttaatatcttttattttctcatgattcctttactggataaagtgcctATCAGAAtcaagtcttgaaggccttgcctcatgTTAATGTCTGCTTCAGCAAACGATGCATGATGTTAATGCCTGTTTCAGCAAACGATGCAAAGCATTACCTGGAGAGGAAAGCTGCTGGATCTTCAGACATTAATCCCGTGCAGGATCCCGCTGGTAAGACGTTATAGATAATGTTGCATTATATGGTCATGCATTGATGTTATAGATGTTGCGTTATACATCAGCACATTGGCTTTATAGATAATACTGCAGCACAGGTGTGATAAATGTTGATGTTGTAGACGGTGTTGCAGTATATAGATAATGCTGCAGTACAGGTGTGATACAGTACAGGTTTATACTAAAGCATTGACATTACAGACAGTGTTGCAGTATGTAATAACATATTGAGGTTGTAGATAATGTTGCACAATGATAATTTATTGACGTTATAATGTTGCTTCGTATGATAATGTATTGACACATTATTGATAATATTGCATTATATAATAACACATTGACATATAGATATTGTTGCAGTATATTTCATCAATTGACTGTTTGACATTGTAGATAATGTTGAGGCATATGTAGATGTATTGATGTTAATGATAGTATTGCAGTATATAATAACATATTGATGTTATTGATTTTAGATGTAATTGCAGTATATAATGACATATTGATGCAATGGGTAATGTTGCATTATAAATCAGCATATTGACGTTATAGATAATGCTGCACAGTAGGTATAATGAATATTGATGTTAGGATGGTGTCACAGTATATAATAAAGTATCAACGCCATTGATGATGTTGCAGTTTATAATAACCTATTGACATTATAGATATAAGCTGCAGAATAGGTATGATAAATATTGATGTTATAGATAATGTTGCGGTGTATGATAATTTATCAACATCATTGATGATGTTGCAGTTTATAATAACCTATTGACATTATAGATATAAGCTGCAGAATAGGTATGATAAATATTGATGTTATAGATAATGTTGTGGTGTATGATAATGTATCAACGTCATTGAAGATGTTGCAGTTTATAATAACCTATTGACATTATAGATATAAGCTGCAGAATAGGTATGATAAATATTGATGTTATAGATGGTGTTGAGGTATATAATTATTGACGTTAGAGATGATGTTGCAGTATATAATAAAATATTGACATTATAGATTATGCTGCAGATTAGGGATAATAAATATTGATGTTATAGATGGTGTTGTAGTAAATGATAATGTATTGATGTAATAGATGATGTTGCAGTATATAAtaacctgtggagtgatggcctagaggtaatgtgtccgcctaggaagcaacagaatctgagcgtgctggttcgaatcacggctcagttgctgttattttctccccctccactagaccttcagtggtggtctggacgttagtcatttggatgagacgataaactgaggtcccgtgtgcagcatgcacttaacgcacgtaaaaggacccacggcaacaaaagggttgtccctggcaaaattcagtagaaaaatccacttcgatacgtaaaacaaataaaattgcacgcaggaaaaaataaccaaaaaatgggtggcgctctcaatgtagttatgcgctcaccctggggagagcagcccgaatttcacaatctgttgtgacaaaaaagagaaatacaatacaatataatgcaacctATTGACATTATAGATAATgctgcagaatagttattataAATATTGATATTACAGATCGTGTTGTGGTATATAGTAACGTATTGACATTATAGATGATGTTGCAGTGTCGCAGAGTCCCTTCAACATTGATGACATGAAAGTGGATGAGTATGCAATGATGACAGTCCAGGACGGTGAGTTCTCTTATTAATGGCATCAGTACTCAAAATCTAACCAAAAGAAGATTTCATATACATATGCAGTCAATAAATTAATCTATAACTTCCACATACAACCAGTGGAATCAACAAGACCCACATTCTAtgatgtttttgaaaaaaaagaaaaaaaacatttactAATGCTGTCAATAAATTAATCAGTAACCTCCGCATACAAACACCACTGTGTTTAGTGAAGGTAGGAAGACTCACGTTCTACGATGCTTtctaaataaagaaaaaaccacaattaactcactcagtatggccagtcctctcttctcctctacacagacccctcggatgtccagtgggtgtctgaatgacccaacctttagcttccgtcgtcagaattgtggtattctttgtcagcattcacctctgcagtataagagctttccgcttgcaatattttgatggtggtaattggggtgaaacgctgttaacgtcttctctttcaccgttcgtatggaaagagttaatcaataACCTCCATGCACAACCACCACTGTGTTCAATGGAGACAGGAAGACCCACATTCTATGAtgccttattaaaaaaaaaaaaaaaaaaaaatcatttatatatGCGGTCAATAAAATAATCAATAACCTCCACATACAACCGCCGCTGTATTCAGTGGAGGCAACAAGACCCATGTTCTACGatactttctaaaaaaaaaaaaaaaaaaaaaaaaaaaaaaaaaatcatttaccaATGTAGTCAATAAATTAATCAGTAACCTCTACATACAAACAACACTGTGTTCAGTGAAGGCTGGAAGACCAACGTTCTATGATgcttttgaaattaaaaaaaaaaaaaaatctttaacaaatgcagtcaATAAATTAATCAGTAACCTCCACATACAAACACCACTGGGTTTAGTGAAGGTAGGAAGACCCACGTTCTACGATGCATtctaaataaagaaaaaaacacaatttCCTTCACATATGCAGTCAGTACATTAATTAATAACCTCCATGACATCCACCACTGTGTTCAGCGGAGGCAGAAGGACACACATTCTACGCTTTCTGAATTTGAATAAGTTTATTTCACTTGGATATGCAGTCAATGAATTAACTGATAACATTCACGTACATCCACTGTGTTCAGAGGAAGCTGGAAGACCCACATTCTACAATGCTTCTAAATttaaagattaactcactcagtacggccagtcctgtcttctcctctacacagacccctcggatgtccagtgggtgtctgaatgacccaacctttagcttccgtcgtcagaattgtggtatctttgtcaacattcacctcttcagtataagagtcttccgcttgaaatattttgatgatggtaactggggtgaaacgctgttaacgtcgtctctttcgccattcgtatggagagagttcagaTTATTTTTGCATATGCTTTGATTGATTCATCAGTATCCTCTATGTTCATCCAGTATGTTCAGTGGAGGCTGGAAGACCCACATTCTACTATGCtgtttaaataaaaagaaaaaaaactttttacatacgtagccaagcgcttagcttcagatactgcttcagacagcgctcttaggcttcTGATACTGCTTCACGCTACACGGCTACACATATGCAGTAATTAATTCATCATTATCCTCTGTGTTCATCCACTGTGTTTGGTGGAGGCAGgaaccacatgcacatgttctaCAGTGctttctaaaataataataataataataataatgatttcatTTACATATGCAATGAGTTGATTAATCAATAACCTCTACTTACACCTACCACTGTGTTCAGTGGAAGGAGGAAACCACACATTCTTCGATGCACTCtaaattttaataaaaaataatcattttACACAATTATGCAGTGAATAAGTTGATCAATAGCCTCCACATACAAGCACCGCTGTGTTCAGTGGAGGTggaaggaccccccccccaaaaaaagtcaaGGAAGACGTGTTCTACGATGCTTTCTGaattaaagaaaaatataaaaaattacATAATCATGCAGTCAATAAATTAATCAGTAACCTCTATGTACAACCACCACTGTGTTCAGTGGGAAACCCCACATTCTTCGATGCATTCTAAATTTAAAGAAAACAATAATCATTTTACATATGCAGTGAATAAGTTAATCAATAACGTCCATGTACAACCACTGCTGTGTTCAGTGGGAAATCCCACATTCTTCGATGCATTCTAAATTTAAAGAAAATAATCGTTTTACATATGCAGTGAATAAGTTAATCAATAACGTCCATGTACAACCACCGCTGTGTTCAGTGGAGACGAGAAGCCCCACATTCTAtgctttctggaaaaaaaaaaaaaaaaaatcaaagaagacGCACATTCTACAATGCTTTctgaattaaagaaaaacaacaagagaggcaaggccttcaagactcacttgtgatacacttaaaaaaaattccaagctttttatgtattgagtataatttcaaaatgtaatgtttaagatgagaaagatcagtttaaagcaaatcaagtcccctagcattaattacagagtaatttccctttttttactatccgcaccaaaacttttgcaaaataaataaaacttccatgctgagcaaaagaagttcctgtttgagcagaaaatgataataatgactgctcttgttgttgggtcagaatatcagatcaaagtgccaagtttagagaatacaaaaaatataaatttaacagtaaatgcagattgcatataattaggcttcattttttatttttttgtgcccatcccagaggtgcaatattgttttaaacaagatgactggaaagaactgaatttttcctatgtttatgcctaatttggtgtcaactgacaaagtatttgcagagaaaatgtcaatgttaaagtttaccacggacacacacacaagtgagtcaaaaaatcattttgttcacatATGCAGGCAATAAGTTAATCAATAACCTGTATGTACAACCACCACTGTGTTCAGTAGAGGCAGGAAACCCCATGTACTGCTATggaattttctgttttttgttttttgatttacaAATTCAGTGAGTAACTTTTATCAGTCATCTCCATGTATACTGTGTTCAGTGTAGGCTAGAAAGCCCAGTTAAAGTTTTGATTTTTAATTTTCCACGATGctttctaaattaaaaaaaaaaaaaatcatttcatttaCATATGCAGTGAATAGATTAATCACCAACTTCCATTTACATCCACTACTGTCTTCAGTGGAGGCTGGAAGACCCACGTTCTACGATGCCTTTGTGTGCTACCACCCGGAGGGTGACGACCTGAAGTTTGTGAAGGAGCTGATCACGCGCATGGAGTGCCCTCCCCACAACCTCCGTCTCTTCGTTCCCCATCGGGACGACCTCCCTGGGGCGTCAAAATACGTCATCTCTGCCAAGCTGATTCAGGATCGGTGAGTTTTGGATGGTAtgatggggtgtgtatgtgtgtgtgtctgtgtgatgggtATTGAAATGCGTCATCTCTGCCAAGCTGATTCAGGATCAGTGAGTTTAGGacaggtgtgttgggtgtgtgtgtgtgtatgtgtgtgtgtggataggcgtctgtgtgtgtgtgtctgtgtgatgggtATCGAAATACGTCATCTCTGCCAAGCTGATTCAGGATGGGTGAGTTTTAGacaggtgtgttgggtgtgtgtgtgtgtgtttgtgtctgtgtgtgtgtggatgggcgtcggtgtgtgtgtgtgtctgtgtgatgggtATTGAAATACGTCATCTCTGCCAAGCTGAATCAGGATTGGTGAGTTTAGGAcaggtgtgttgggtgggtgggggttgtgtaggtgggtgggtgggtgggtgtctgtgtgtgtgtgtgtctgtgtgatgggtATTGAAATACGTCATCTCTGCCAAGCTGCTTCAGGATGGGTGAGTTTTAGacaggtgtgttgggtgtgtgagtgtgtgtgtgtgtgtggatgggcgtctgtgtgtgtgtgtgtctgtgtgatgagtATTGAAATACGTCATCTCTGCCAAGCTGAATCAGGATTGGTGAGTTTAGGAcaggtgtgttgggtgggtgggggttgtgtaggtgggtgggtgggtgggtggatgtgtgtgtgtgtgtgtgtgtgtgtgtgtgtgtgagtattgaaATAGGTCATCACTGCCAGGCTGATTCAGGATTAGTGAGTTTTGGACAGGTGTGTTGGGTGTCTTggggatggttgggtgggtgggtgggtggaagtgtgtgtgtgtgtgtgtgtgtgtgtgtgtgtgatgggcatTGCAATATGTTATCTCTGCCATGCTCATACAGGATCGGTAAAGTTTTGGACAGGAATGTTGGATGTGTGGGGATGAGTgcgtgttgggggaggtgggggagaggggtgatgggggtgggggtgtgtgtcatGGGTATTGAAATTGGTCATCTCAGCCAAGCTGATACAGGATTGGTGAGTTTTGGACAGGtctgtagggtgggtgggtgggtgggtgtgtatttatgtgtgagtgtgtgtgtgtgagtctgtgtgtctgtgtgtgtgtctgtctgtgtgtgtatgtgtctgtgtttgtgtggctgtcagtTTTGTCAGTATGCCCAGTCAACTTGTCGCGTGTTTGGGGTTGagtgaagaggggggaggggtgtgtgtgcgcatgcgtgcgtgtgtgcacgcccactgtgcatgcgtgtgtgtgtttttgtgtatgtgtctgtgggtttgtgcgtgtgtggatgtgtgtgttcatgtaagtgGGCATGCATgtggcatgtatgtgtgcgtgtgtgtgcgtccactCATATGCATGTGCTTTACTCAAGGCAAGGAGGCAAGACTATGcgagaagtttatttcatgtaccccctGGGGCCATTGGAACACACTCACATGGACAGATCCatactcactcgctcactcactcacccattcagtatccagccccccacccccaccccaaacccccacccccacacaaaaaaagttgATTAACAAGTTTACTTTAGAACCGAGAGTTGTAAACCTTTTTAGTATGCGAGGTTTCCATGTGATACTAATATACCTGTAACCaacgtttttcctttttttttttttttttttttttttttgtacaggtgTAAACGAATGGTGATTGTGATGTCGCCCCGCTACCTGCAAAGCGAGGCCTGTGACTTTCAGACCAAGTTTGCCCACGCTTTGTCACCTGGTAATGCTTTGCACTATCTGATTATTTTTtggatatattttttgttttagaGTGTTCAGTATATGAGCAGATACATATATACGCGTGCATGCGTACTTGTGCAGTTTTTAATCTTGGGGTTTACTATCAAGAGTTtcttgcctctgtgtgcgtgtgtgtgcttgtgtgtgtgtgtgtgtgtgtgtgtgcgtgtgtgcatgcttgtgtacgcccctttgcatatgtgtatgtgtgtgtatgtgagataaGATGTTACTTGTTATATCTTTTTGTGTTATACACCATACAATATCATTGTTCCTTTGGTATCCTGTTTTGCATTCTCAAGCACCTTGAGCATTGGAAGGCACAATATAAAATTTCcagtattattgtcattgttttcatagtcattttctgcttcttcttctgcttcttctcctcctccacctgtttcttcttcttcatcttcttagtattatattatttcatttcaaAGCAGAagcgctgtgctgtgcatgtttgtgctggtgctcttcttctccttgttcttctttttgttcttcatcatcatcttcttcttcctcctcttctccaccttcttcttcttctcctttcttcttcttctcccccttcgtcttcttcttctccttcttcttcttctccatctccttcttctccccccacccttcttcttcttctccccccccccctttttcttcacctttcttcttcttcttcatcttgttcttgttcttctccttcttcttccccccccccctcttctccttcttcttctcctcccccttcttctcctttctttctttctttcgtcgtcgtcgtcttctttttcttcttcttcttgtttcactctaaaccagaagtactgtGTGGTACGCATTTGTCACAGGTTCCTGCAGCAAGAAGCTGGTACTgtgctcttttccttcttcttcttcttcttcttatttcattttaaacctgggctgggttgcatgaggtgatctttgcagcactAAATTTGCTTAGACTTAAGAATGTCCCTAAGTACGGAATTTACCGTGGATATGTTAACGATGAGTAACGATgagtaacttcttcttctgcgttcactcgtatgcacacgagtgggcttttacgtgtatgaccgtttttaccccgccttgtaggcagccatactccgttttcgggggtgtgca
Protein-coding regions in this window:
- the LOC143276606 gene encoding myeloid differentiation primary response protein MyD88-like, whose translation is MASNSTMDTSPSSEDTATTDSLLNLDPKYQDVTILALRMSSRSRLGLFLNMEAIPLHSGLLPNYQGLAELIGFEFIEQVSFQRERDPTQALLMEWGNRPELQPTLGNLARFLAELERLDVLEECREIIANDAKHYLERKAAGSSDINPVQDPAVSQSPFNIDDMKVDEYAMMTVQDVEAGRPTFYDAFVCYHPEGDDLKFVKELITRMECPPHNLRLFVPHRDDLPGASKYVISAKLIQDRCKRMVIVMSPRYLQSEACDFQTKFAHALSPGSRSKKLVPVLVTWCNTPNILRHVTMCDYTRGDMTGWFWERLIKSLQAPLNPHDITVVCPNDLSELEMNIQAEPTASFSPTTTTTTAKEGGGGLPVAMGGLSAPVVGSARTSPSASSSGRSTPNQDLSPSSHGDQGSGGGGGGGRTKKKGSSSFLSPLRQTASSTTPPSSPSPDSKSGPGGAKKKGFKSKLTSVFSSSSSSHGSGS